The Oceanivirga salmonicida DNA segment TCTATAATAACTATATCAGCATCATAGTTAGCCCTTATCATCCCCTTTCTATCGTCTATTCTAAGTAATCTTGCAGGATTTAAGGTACATGCATTAATAGCTGCATCAAATGGAATTAGTGCATCAACAACACTTATTTTCAAAGCATCTATTATTCTTAAAGTTGATCCAGTTAATGTTCAACTTGCTCTATG contains these protein-coding regions:
- a CDS encoding amidohydrolase family protein; protein product: MIDALKISVVDALIPFDAAINACTLNPARLLRIDDRKGMIRANYDADIVIIDDSYNVLKTMVMGKFEYTIYIYFCFSHYI